The genomic interval CACTCGATGCTTTATCCAATAATGTTTTACCAGAACCAAAAACGATTTTACAAAGCTATGAAGATATCTCGGGAAAATCTAAACAAACATTACATGAGCTTACAAAATTTGCCACGCAAACTGCCTCAACAGAAGATAAAATTAAATAACAAGGATTTATAATGTACACATGGTATATGCTGTATGCGATGGCAATGATTGCGGTCGCTATATCTTATTATATAAAAGTTCATATTTTAGGACATAAATTATGAATCAGAATATGAACACATGGATTGCAACAGCGCTGGGTGTAATAACAGTAAAATTTATTATTCAGTGGCATAATTTCAATAAAATTGAAAATGATTTCGACTTATTAATATATATTGTTGACGTAGCCGGAACAATTATATTTTTGGCAGCGTGCCGGAACAATTATATTTTTGGCAGCGTTATTTTTTTATATGAACTGTTAATCCACACACCTAAATATTCTTATAGCCCGCAAACTTTATAAGTGGCGGGCTATTTTAATTAGCTCTGGCAAACATTTAATTCTTGTTTTGAAAAATAATTGGTACGATTAAAAGTGTAATATTTTTAACAGCTTAGAAAGTAAACCATGGCACAAACAATTAAATTTTTAGATCCACAAGAAGCCATTAAAATTGCCGCTGGTGAAGTAGTTGAGCGACCAGCACACATAATAAAAGAATTGATTGAAAACAGCATAGATGCTCAATCCAATACAATCATCATTCAAACTCGAGCTGCAGGCAAAGACGAAATAATAATCACAGATGATGGATCTGGCATGTCACCAGAAGATGCAAAACTTTGCTTTGCTCATCACGCCACAAGCAAAATATCTACAGTTCATGATTTAGAAACAGTTACAACGTATGGCTTTCGAGGCGAAGCTCTTTCAAGTATAGCCTCTGTCAGTCGCGTCGAGCTCACAACTAAAATAGATGATCAAAAAAGCGCCAGCCATCTGATTTTACAAGACTCAAAAATAATTGTTGATGATTTCGCCTCACATCCAACAGGGACAACAATTTCTATCACAAACCTTTTTGACAATATTCCTGCACGAAAAAAATTTTTAAAAAGTGATGATACTGAATGGAATTTGGTTGTTTCTATTTTTCAAGCGTTTTGCCTGAGAAAACCAAACATACATTTTAAATTATTTCACAACGGACACATGTCTTACAACTGCCCCCCAACTACCGACATCAAAGTTAGATGTGCACAGCTCTGGAGCGGAAACCTCAGCGAGCAACTTTTAACCATTGACCCAACAATAATTAAAAACATTTCAATTTCTGGTGCAATTTCAACGCCACATTATTATAGGTTTAATCGTGGACAAATTTTTATATTTATAAATAATCGCTGGGTTAAAAATATCGAAATCACCAAAGGCCTTATCAAAGGATATGATGGAGTTTTGCCTGCCCAAAAATATCCTGCTGCTTTTTTATTTATTGATATTGATCCAACTCAAGTTGATATCAACGTTCACCCTAAAAAAGAAGAGGTTAAATTTTTACATCCAGGAATTGTGCAAAGGGCGGTAGAAGAAATAGTTAAACAAACACTAAGCGACTCTTTAAATAAAAATTTAAGCTCCAAACCTGTTTTGGCAGAAAATAATTTTTCATTTTCAACAAACTCTATTTTGCCACAATCTGAAAACATTATTTGGGACAATCCAGAAATAGCTCAAGCAAAACAACCTTTTGCTTATCAGCCACCAACACAATTTCATACAAGCTTTCAAAAGCTTGGCGCCACACCCTTTTTCCATCCAGTAAGTTTTATAGAGCAAGCAAAGCAAGCGCTTTCAGTTTCAAGACCAGAAAAACTGCTAAAAAATGATTTTATTTATGAGCAAGAACCATTTTCAATCGTAGGGCAATTTAAAAAAACCTATATCATGATTGAAAAAGAACAGCAGCTTATTTTAGTTGATCAGCACGCTGCTCATGAGAGAATTTTATATGAGCGCTTTAAAAAAAATGCTGACATTAAAGCAACGACGGTACAACTTTTATTCCCGCACATAGTCAAACTGACTACTCATGACATCCAACAGCTTGAGGCGCATCTATCGCTTTTTGAAAAGCATGGAATTTTGCTTGAACCTTTTAGTCAAACAGAAATAATCATTCAATCTACTCCAGTACAAATGCAAGCAAAAAGCGTTGAAGAAATCATTCATCTCAGCCTGGATTTAATAAAAGAGTGCAACTTACAAGCGGACGAACTGTTCAACAAACTGCATGACAAAATACTTTCTGAAAAAGCATGCAAGGCTGCTTGCAGAGCTGGCGACACTTTAAACCATGAGCAAATGAGCAATATTTTAAATGAGCTTGAAAAAACAGAAAATCGTTTTTGCTGCCCGCATGGAAGACCAACTTTGTGGAGTATGGAACTCAAAGAAATTGAAAGACATTTTAAAAGAGATTATGTTGGATCAAAACAAAACCAACAAATAATATTTTAAAAATTTAGGGACGGTATAAAAACCGTCCCTTTTTGATATTCTTGAACATTGTAAAATATATTATTTTTTCATCTGAAGATAAACGTTTGCTTCTGCTTGGTTAGCCAAAGGAACAGTAAACACTGCGCCCAAAACCAAAACATTGCTTAAGCTTTTAATCAAAGTAGAAATCATAGTAAAGCCAAATAAATGTAAAACAGAGCCTTCAGTTAAAGCCCAGCTTGCTTGTAAAGATTTTACAATGCTTAGATTTTTATCGATGATGAAATACTTTGAAAAACGTAAGCGTTCATAAACAAAAATACCAGGAACTAAAAACACCAACGCTGCAGCCATTGTTGCCAAGCCAACAATTAAATTTACAACAAACACTCTTGGAGCTAAGTAATAAAATTCATACATATATTTAAACGAAACGTCTTTTTTGCTATTTAAATCAAGAGCTAATTTTGTCCAACCAATTGTGATTACATCAAGCAATAATTTTAGCACAAGCGCTGTTGGGATTAACCATGATGCAATGTACGCAATGTCATATCCAGAAACATCAATTGAAATAACGTCATGACCAAGGATTTGACCCGCAACATCTGCTGAAAAATATGATCTAACTGATTCTTGAACTGTTGTTCCAGTATAATGCAACGGACCCGTTGATGAATCTAACACATGTTTGAACATGTTTACCAATGCTAAAATGTGATATCTCATAGATCCAACATTCATAGCGATAATACCAAGAGTTACTAGATATGCTGCACAACCAATCAGGCCAGCAGCCATTGATGCAACAAAGAATATAATATGATTTAAAACTGTTTTTGCGCCTGTGCTATACGCAGACTCTAAAGAAAACTTTTGATTGAACATATAATTCCTTTTTTTATCATTAAAAAATTTGATCCTACGATGCTTACTTTAAAACAAAAAAATCAGCTCTGTCAACCAACCTTACTTTTGCCTTAAAGAAACATAGACATAAGACATCATCAAATCTATGAATGGAAAAAAAAGATTGATAAGCCTTGTGATAGGAAACATCAAAAGAACAAATGTACAAACAGAAACTGGAAATAAATTTGAAAAGTTATTCTCGGTTAGTTCCCAACTTTTTTTCATAGCGCTCATCGATCCACATTGCTCATCAAGGATAATTAATCGAGCAAAAGAAAATCTTACTGCAAAATAAATCCCAGGAACGATAAGCATTAAAAAGCCAAGCCCAATGACAATAGATTGAAAAATGCCAACAAAGAACAGAGCTCGAACCTGTACTCGATTATTAAACCCTCTTAGTGGTTTTTGGTATGCAGCATCAAGAGAATTTGCAATTGGAACATTGCTGTAACTAACTATTTGGACGAGTGCTTGATAGATCCCTGCAATAAAAAACAGAAGGATTAGCAATTGAATAAAAATAGAAGGATCATATAAAAAAAATCCTGGCGTAATACCCATAAAGCCGTATAAAAAAAGCGTACACAGCATAAAAGTCATAAGCCCGCCAATCATTACGAGCATCATGAGAAATGATTTTAAAGAAAGCATAAACCAACCATCAAGGTTGTTTTTTAAGCAGCTCCATGCAAAATTGCTTGAATCTTTTACTAGAAAAAATTTCATACAGACTCTCCTTTTTTAAAAGCCTAAATAATAAATATTTTTACTGATCAAACCTATCGTTATTGAAAAAATTTGCTTGAAATCTAGATGCCATTCGAGCCATCGTAAGCATCGAAATCCCTCTAAATAAAAAAACAAACCCTACAATAACGCTTACCGCTTGAAGTAAAAACTTACCTCCAACGATAAAAATTAAAAATAATCCAAGTGCAATGTTAATCAATGCTAGTAATTTTCTAATCATTTTAATTGTGCCTTAATTTTTCGATTCTTCTTTGAGTGAAATGTAGCTGTATGCAAACATCAAGCAATAAAAAAGATGTGATATTGCTGCGATAGAAGTAAAGACAATTAATCCAACAATTATTGCTGCTACGCCATAGCCAACCATCAAACTATTCACCTTTGCCATGCTATCTATTAAAAGATAAAACAAACCAAACAAACACATTTGAAAGCCTTTATTTGATGTTGCCGACCAGCTTTGTTTTAAAGCTTGAATAAATGATGAACCATCAAGCATAAATCCATATGCAAAAATAGTTCTGCTATAAAAAATGTAGTATTTCATAAAAAACATAAGAGGAATAATAAATCTCAGCGTCGAATCAGCCGCAAAAGTATATGGCCATCCCAAAAGAAAACCAAAAACAAATAATGGGAAAAATCTAAAAACATGTGGCGTTCTAACCATTCCACGCGGAGCATTGCCACGCGCAGCGTCTAATGAATTAGCAAAAAAGATTACAGAAAAATTTAACATCCCATATAAAAAAGCCGAGAGAAAAAGAATACTCAGAGCTAGGATCAGCCCAAGTGATACATAAACCATAGCTCCACCTTGTCTGACAAAAGAAGCTAGTTCAACTAAAAATAGCGGCGATATACTCGGAAATCCAACCGCAAAAGCCTTAGATAATCCTAATAAGCCCGCTAGGCCTAAGATAGATCCAATAATTAATAAAATAGACGCTCCCATTGCAGCAAAGAAAAATTTTGCATACAAAAGAGCCCAAAAACCTGGCTTACTTTTTAATTCACGCCCAGCAAGGACAGACGACTTGAAAAATAAACTATTTGAGAAAAAATTATTCATATTTTTCTTTCGATATGATTTATAATACGGTTTCAAAATTTATATCATGTATAAATTATACTTAGTTGAACGCAAAAACTCTAGGTTTTACACAAAAGACTCAGCTTTTGCTATAGCAAATTAACTTACTGCCAAAAAAAATAAGCCTTTAAAAACAATGACTTTCAATAAAAAAAATTTATACTGACATCAATAATTTATTTAA from Candidatus Dependentiae bacterium carries:
- the mutL gene encoding DNA mismatch repair endonuclease MutL, whose translation is MAQTIKFLDPQEAIKIAAGEVVERPAHIIKELIENSIDAQSNTIIIQTRAAGKDEIIITDDGSGMSPEDAKLCFAHHATSKISTVHDLETVTTYGFRGEALSSIASVSRVELTTKIDDQKSASHLILQDSKIIVDDFASHPTGTTISITNLFDNIPARKKFLKSDDTEWNLVVSIFQAFCLRKPNIHFKLFHNGHMSYNCPPTTDIKVRCAQLWSGNLSEQLLTIDPTIIKNISISGAISTPHYYRFNRGQIFIFINNRWVKNIEITKGLIKGYDGVLPAQKYPAAFLFIDIDPTQVDINVHPKKEEVKFLHPGIVQRAVEEIVKQTLSDSLNKNLSSKPVLAENNFSFSTNSILPQSENIIWDNPEIAQAKQPFAYQPPTQFHTSFQKLGATPFFHPVSFIEQAKQALSVSRPEKLLKNDFIYEQEPFSIVGQFKKTYIMIEKEQQLILVDQHAAHERILYERFKKNADIKATTVQLLFPHIVKLTTHDIQQLEAHLSLFEKHGILLEPFSQTEIIIQSTPVQMQAKSVEEIIHLSLDLIKECNLQADELFNKLHDKILSEKACKAACRAGDTLNHEQMSNILNELEKTENRFCCPHGRPTLWSMELKEIERHFKRDYVGSKQNQQIIF
- a CDS encoding YciC family protein, whose translation is MKFFLVKDSSNFAWSCLKNNLDGWFMLSLKSFLMMLVMIGGLMTFMLCTLFLYGFMGITPGFFLYDPSIFIQLLILLFFIAGIYQALVQIVSYSNVPIANSLDAAYQKPLRGFNNRVQVRALFFVGIFQSIVIGLGFLMLIVPGIYFAVRFSFARLIILDEQCGSMSAMKKSWELTENNFSNLFPVSVCTFVLLMFPITRLINLFFPFIDLMMSYVYVSLRQK